In Rattus norvegicus strain BN/NHsdMcwi chromosome 1, GRCr8, whole genome shotgun sequence, a genomic segment contains:
- the Or5p60d gene encoding olfactory receptor Olr257: MACLEDGNHTVVTEFILLGLTDNLVLKVILFTIILCIYLVTMSGNLSTILLIRVSSQLHHPMYFFLSHLASVDIGYSSSVTPNMLANFLVTQNTISYIGCGIQLSLVDFFGTAECFLLAAMAYDRFMAICHPLFYSTKMSPQVCVQLVLGSYIGGLLNASFAMAFFFSFLFCGPNIINHFFCDFAPVIELSCSDISVSVVVTSFSAGTVTMLTVFVIAISYTYILITILKMRSTEGRHKAFSTCTSHLTAVTLFYGTVTFIYVMPKSTFSTDQNKVVSVFYMVVIPMLNPLIYSLRNNEIKGALRRQLGRKIFS; this comes from the coding sequence ATGGCTTGCCTAGAGGATGGGAACCACACTGTGGTGACAGAGTTTATTTTATTGGGCTTAACAGACAATCTAGTCCTTAAAGTTATCCTGTTCACAATTATCCTGTGCATCTACCTGGTTACCATGTCTGGGAATCTCAGCACCATCCTTCTCATCAGAGTCTCTTCCCAGCTCCATCACCCCATGTACTTTTTTCTCAGCCACTTGGCTTCTGTTGACATTGGCTATTCATCTTCTGTCACACCTAATATGCTTGCCAACTTCCTGGTAACACAAAATACCATCTCCTACATTGGATGTGGCATACAGCTCAGCTTAGTTGATTTCTTTGGGACAGCTGAATGCTTCCTTCTGGCTGCCATGGCTTATGATCGCTTCATGGCAATCTGTCATCCACTGTTTTATTCCACCAAAATGTCCCCACAAGTCTGTGTTCAGTTGGTTTTGGGATCTTATATAGGAGGTCTTCTCAATGCTTCCTTTGctatggctttctttttttcttttctcttctgtggACCAAATATAATCAAccattttttctgtgattttgctCCTGTGATTGAGCTCTCCTGTTCTGACATCAGTGTCTCTGTAGTTGTTACCTCATTTTCTGCTGGCACAGTTACTATGCTAACAGTGTTTGTCATAGCCATTTCCTATACCTACATCCTCATCACCATCCTAAAGATGCGCTCCACTGAAGGTCGACACAAGGCCTTCTCCACCTGTacctcccacctcactgcagtTACTCTATTCTACGGGACCGTCACGTTCATTTATGTGATGCCAAAGTCCACCTTCTCCACTGACCAGAACAAGGTAGTGTCTGTGTTCTACATGGTGGTAATCCCCATGTTGAACCCCCTCATCTATAGTCTCAGGAATAATGAGATTAAGGGTGCTCTGAGAAGACAGCTTGGGAGAAAAATATTCTCTTAG